AATAGATGAACTTATAGTTATGGTTAAAGAACATGAAAAAATCTGGAAGGAAATTAGAGATTTGTTAGTTATATACTCATCCATGTATCTTGCCATCAAAAAATTGAAAAAGGAGGGGGATTAGATGAGAGGTATAGAGATAGTTTGGCTATCAAAAACTGATTTAACAAACCTAAACTCTGGCGAAGGGGAGAGTAATTTTATTGATGTCAAGAAATTTAAGAAAAATGGAGTAGAATATCCTTACGTCTCAGGGCAGGCCATGAGGTATTATATAAAAGAGGCCATTAGAAGGAATTTAGATGAGAATGAATTTATGTGCATTCCAGATGATAAAGGAGAAACTTGTAGAAATATAAAAAACTGTATAGGATGTGACCTCTTTGGATTCATGAAGCCAGAGAAAGATGTTGGAGCAAGAACAAGAGTCTCACCAGTAAAGGTATCACCAGCAATAGGGTTATTGCCATTTGATGAAAATTCAACAGTTGATTTTTTAACAAGAAGATATAGAGGGGGAGAAAAAGCAGAGGGGGATATAGTAAATGTTGAGATTGGAGTTAATATCTACAAGGTAGGGGTAGCAATCGATGTTAAAAGGGTTGGAGGAGAGGAAAAGATTGAAAATGGAACTATTAAAGTTGATTACTGCGTAAATAATGAGGAACGCAAAAATAGGATTTCAAAGGTTATTGAATCATTAAGATACTTGTCAGATTACTCAAAGCAGGCAAGATTATTGACTGATTTCACACCAGATTTCATAATAATTGCATTTCAAGACATATATTCCCATAGATTGCAAAAGACAATAGATTTGAAAGGTAATACGATAAATGTTGATTTATTAAAAGTAATTCTTGAAGATGTTTCAGAATATTCACCAAAAATATTTGTTGGGCTTGTTCCAAACTTCTTTGAGAATGAGGAAGATGTTAAAAAGCTATTTGAAGATTTAAATATAGAAGTTAAAGCTCCTCATGAGGCAATAAAAGATGCATTGAGCTATTTAGGGGAAATTAACTTATAAATTGGTGTTTCTATGTGGGGGTTGAAGTTTAGATGTGAGGGAATATACTTTGTAAGTTTTAGGAAGCCAGTTACAACCTCTTTATCTTTAACCTACAAACTTCCCCCATTTACAGCAATTAGGGGAATGATAGGCAACACCTTAGGAATGCCAAGAGATTCATTTGAGATTCAAAATTGGTTTAAGATTGGGATGAGAGTTGAAGGCAAAATAGAGATTGGTAGAGAAATGGCTAAATTCTTAAAGATGATTTCAAGAAAATCATGTTATAGATGTGAGAGTTGCGGATTTGAGAAAATATCTGACTCAAAGCCAAAAAAATGTCCAAACTGTGGAAAAGAGAATATTATAAAAGTAGAGAAGGTGATTTATGAAAGAAGCTTTCCTTCCTCACCAATGCATAGAGAGTTTCTAATAATGCCAAAGTATTGGATTTATCTTGTGGGGGAAGAGAAGAAAATAAAAAAGATTTATAATGCCTTAAAAAATCCAGAGAGACCTTTATATCTTGGAACTTCTGATGATTTGGTAGATGTTGAGGTATTTGAGCCAGTTAGAGTAAGAGAAGTTGAAGAAAATCAGATAAATAGTATCTTAGACGGAATTCATGAAAATTGCATACTTGAAAAACTGCCATACAAGTTTATTCCAATAAAAGACAAGAAAGGTAACTTAAAAGAGGTTTATTCTGAATATAAACTTGTCTCTATTCCAACAAAGTTTCCATATTTGTCTGAAAAATCTTTAAAAGTTTGGGACTTTGGAGATGAGTTTATTAGGGTGTTCTGATGATTCTTGCCAAAAGAGAAGGAAAGGTTTTTCAGACATTGAAGGGACATACCTACGATGCATTAAAAATCTATAAAGAATATCTGGAAAGAAATTTTGATGTAGTTGATGATTTCTGTAATAGATGGCAAATCCCCACTGAAAAATTTATAAGAAATACTTTTTTCACCATTTATTTGCATGATATTGGAAAAATAACGGAGGAATTCCAAAACAACATAAAAATAGGAAAGAGAAGCAATAAACATCCTCATCCACTTTATGTACTCCCAATTATAAACAATATTGAGTTTGATTATCTACTCGATATCCCAATTGAAGTTTTTGCTATATTATCTCATCATACACAACTTTATGATAACTTATATGCTGATTATCAACAATATAAAAAAGGGACTTTTTTAATAGAAGAGATTAAAAATTTCATAAAAAATTCCAAAGATGCTTATTATTCTCTTGGATTTTCAAAGTTTTTTGAATTTGAGGAATTAGAAATAAATAAGATTCCAAAAGATGCAAAACCTTTAGAACTACACAAACTGAGAAGGAAATATTGGATAGAGACAAATAACTATATTAAATCACTAAGTTTTGATGAAAAAATAAAAATAAAATCAATATTTTCATTTATGTTTTCTATCCTTCAATTGTGTGATGATTTTGCAAGTTTAAACTTTAGTGAATATGCAAAGGATAAAGAAGGAACTTTTGATGATGTTTTGGAAAATTCAAAGATTTATGTTCCAACATTGAATATTGAAAATCCAATATCATTTATATTAAAAGATTATGAGCCATACAAATTCCAAAAAGAACTTTACAACTCAAAAAATAAGTTTGTTATGTTATTTGCCCCTTGTGGGAGAGGAAAAACTGAAGGAGCATTACTTTGGGCATTGAATGCATTAAAAAACTTCAAAAGAAACAAAATCATCTTAGCAATGCCCACACAAGTAACAAGCAATGCAATGTATGACAGATTAATAAAGATTTTTGGAGAAGAGAATGTTGGACTATTCCATGGAAAGAGCTTTATAAAATTGAAGGACTCAAAAGAAGTAGGGGATGAGGAGGACTTAGAGGAAATTATGGATGAAAACTTTAAAGGGAATGTGTTTTTCAAACCAATAACGATAACAACCATTGACCACGTTATATGTTCTTTTGTTCATGGATTTTCTCAGGCAGATTTTGCTTTAGGGAATATCCAGAGTTCAGTTATAATCTTTGATGAAGTCCACTACTATGAAAAATACACATTAGAGCATTTATTAACTCTTTTTGATATTTTAAGGAAAATGGATATTCCTCATTTACTTATGAGTGGAACACTGCCAAGCTTTTTAATTAACTGTCTTGAAGGTTATGAGATTGTAGTTGATGAAGATGGATTAAATTATAAACCTTTTAAACTTGAATGTTCAGAAAATCATTTAATTTGGAAAGAAGATGGTGAATGGAAAGTTAATGAAGACATAATCAATGAAATAATAGAGAATTATAAAAAAGGGCTTTCTCAGGCGATTATCTTAAATACCGTTGAAAGGGCAAAGGAATTTTATAAGGCAATAAGGGATAAAGTTCCAGCAATTCTCTATCATTCCCAATTTGCCTATAAGGATAGAGTTAAAAAGGAAGCTGAAATTTTTAATTTGGAAGAGATGAGAAAAATCCTAAATAAACCTTATGTTATTGTTGCCACACAAGTTATTGAAATCTCTCTTGATATATCCGTTGATATTATGTATTCTGAGTTATCTCCACCAGATGCACTTGGGCAGAGGGCTGGAAGATTGCATAGAAAAGGAAAAAATTGGAAAGAGAATGGAAAAGAATACAAATTGAAGATATTTTTCCCTTATAAACACTTACCATATAACAAAGAATTAATTGAAAAAACAATCAACTACATAAAATCTTATGGGAAGCCATTAACCTATAGAGATATTAAAAATTTTGTTGATGATGTTTATAAAGACTATAATCTTGACACTCCAAGCGATTTAAAACTATCTTTTGATGAGGCAATATTATTTGGAAGACATTGGACAGATATAGCAACAGAGGATGAAGAAGGAAAGTTCTTTAGAGTAAGGGATGAGAAATTTATAAAGATTGATGTAGTTCCTCAAGTTTATTTTGATAGATTAGGAGAAGATGCATTAAAAACAGAATACTTAGCAAAAATTCCTTTGTATTTAATTATGAATGAACTAAAAACAGGGGAATTATCTCATTTTCAACAATTTGAAAAGAGAATAGGAAGAAAATCCAGAAAATATTGGATTTGTTCTTTTAAATATACTTATGAAATTGGATTTGATTATAAAGAGGAAGAGGAATTTGAAGACATTTTATGAGGGAGAGAGTATGGATGAAGAAGAATACGTTGAAGAAACCTTATTCATTAGAGGCATTGAAATAAACTACCTCTTTATCTGCAAAACAAAACTCTGGTATTTTGCAAAAGGCATAACTATGGAGCAAGAGAGTGATTTTGTTGATTTGGGAAAATTTCTGCATGAGAAGAGTTATTTTGGGGAAGAAAAGGAGGTTCAAATAGGGACTATAAACATTGACTTCATAAAGAGAAAAAATATCATTGAGGTTCATGAAGTCAAAAAGGGAAAATCCATGGAGAAAGCCCATGAAATGCAGGCGTTGTATTATCTCTACTATTTAAAAAGATATGGCATTGAAGCAAAAGCCATCCTTAATTATCCAAAACTTAGGGAAATAAAGGAAATAATCTTGGATGGGAGGGAAAAAGAGGTTGAAGATGCCATAAAAGAGGTTGAGAAAATAAAATCTATGCCAAATCCACCAAAACCAAAGAAATCCAAAATTTGCAAAAAATGTGCATATTATGAGTTATGCTGGATTTAATCGGGGGAAAATATGAGGAAAAAGGCATTAACACTTCTCTCTGATGGATATCTTTTTAGGAGAGAAAATACACTTTATTTTGAAAATGCAGATAAAAAGAAACCTTTAGCAGTTGAAGGAATTTATGACATCTACATTTATGGGAAAGTAAGCATAAGCTCTCAAGCACTACATTATTTAACACAAAAAGGCATAGCCCTCCATTTCTTTAACCACTATGGATATTATGATGGGAGTTTTTATCCAAGGGAATCTCTCCATTCTGGAGATTTGGTTGTAAAACAAGTGGAACATTATTTAAATCCCGAAAAAAGATTAAACCTTGCAAAACTTTTTGTTATTGGTGGAGCAAAGAATATGGAAAAGAATCTGTCAAAATTTGGGGTTAAGGTTAAATTTGATGATTTTTTAGAGGAACTTAATGATGCAGAGAAAATCACCGAGATTATGAATGTTGAGGGGAGGATGAGGGAGGAGTATTATAAATTATGGGATGGGACACTGCCAGATGAATTTAAAATTATCAAAAGAACAAGAAGACCACCACAAAATGAGATGAATGCTTTAATAAGTTTTTTAAATTCCCGTTTATATCCAACAATAATAAGCGAACTCTACAACACTCAACTAACACCAACAATAAGCTATCTCCACGAGCCAAGTGAGAGAAGATTCTCTTTGGCATTGGATTTGAGTGAAATTTTCAAGCCAATAATTGCCGATAGGATAGCAAATAGGTTGGTTAAGCAGAGGATTATTAAGAAGGAGCATTTTAGGGATGATTTGAATGGCGTGTTGTTGAATGATGATGGAAAAAGGATTGTCCTAAAGGCATTTAATGAAGAGATGGAAAAGAGCGTCAAACACCCAACATTAAAAAAGAACGTTACAAAAAAGAGGTTGATAAGGTTAGAGGCATACAAGTTGATTAAGCATTTAACTGGGCAGAAAAAGTATATGCCATTGATGGCGTGGTTTTAGATAATATCATCAATGGGATTTTTCTCTATTCCATAAATTTCTCTACTTGGTTTTGATTTGAGTTTGTAGATTATTATTGAGTCCTCATTCTCATCAATTATATTTAAAAGTCCGTCTTTTATCCTTTCAAATTCTGCTTTTGTTATTTCCCCTTCGAATACGCTATTTTGAACCCAGTTTAAATA
Above is a genomic segment from Methanotorris formicicus Mc-S-70 containing:
- the cas7i gene encoding type I-B CRISPR-associated protein Cas7/Cst2/DevR, with protein sequence MRGIEIVWLSKTDLTNLNSGEGESNFIDVKKFKKNGVEYPYVSGQAMRYYIKEAIRRNLDENEFMCIPDDKGETCRNIKNCIGCDLFGFMKPEKDVGARTRVSPVKVSPAIGLLPFDENSTVDFLTRRYRGGEKAEGDIVNVEIGVNIYKVGVAIDVKRVGGEEKIENGTIKVDYCVNNEERKNRISKVIESLRYLSDYSKQARLLTDFTPDFIIIAFQDIYSHRLQKTIDLKGNTINVDLLKVILEDVSEYSPKIFVGLVPNFFENEEDVKKLFEDLNIEVKAPHEAIKDALSYLGEINL
- the cas5 gene encoding CRISPR-associated protein Cas5 gives rise to the protein MWGLKFRCEGIYFVSFRKPVTTSLSLTYKLPPFTAIRGMIGNTLGMPRDSFEIQNWFKIGMRVEGKIEIGREMAKFLKMISRKSCYRCESCGFEKISDSKPKKCPNCGKENIIKVEKVIYERSFPSSPMHREFLIMPKYWIYLVGEEKKIKKIYNALKNPERPLYLGTSDDLVDVEVFEPVRVREVEENQINSILDGIHENCILEKLPYKFIPIKDKKGNLKEVYSEYKLVSIPTKFPYLSEKSLKVWDFGDEFIRVF
- a CDS encoding CRISPR-associated helicase/endonuclease Cas3: MILAKREGKVFQTLKGHTYDALKIYKEYLERNFDVVDDFCNRWQIPTEKFIRNTFFTIYLHDIGKITEEFQNNIKIGKRSNKHPHPLYVLPIINNIEFDYLLDIPIEVFAILSHHTQLYDNLYADYQQYKKGTFLIEEIKNFIKNSKDAYYSLGFSKFFEFEELEINKIPKDAKPLELHKLRRKYWIETNNYIKSLSFDEKIKIKSIFSFMFSILQLCDDFASLNFSEYAKDKEGTFDDVLENSKIYVPTLNIENPISFILKDYEPYKFQKELYNSKNKFVMLFAPCGRGKTEGALLWALNALKNFKRNKIILAMPTQVTSNAMYDRLIKIFGEENVGLFHGKSFIKLKDSKEVGDEEDLEEIMDENFKGNVFFKPITITTIDHVICSFVHGFSQADFALGNIQSSVIIFDEVHYYEKYTLEHLLTLFDILRKMDIPHLLMSGTLPSFLINCLEGYEIVVDEDGLNYKPFKLECSENHLIWKEDGEWKVNEDIINEIIENYKKGLSQAIILNTVERAKEFYKAIRDKVPAILYHSQFAYKDRVKKEAEIFNLEEMRKILNKPYVIVATQVIEISLDISVDIMYSELSPPDALGQRAGRLHRKGKNWKENGKEYKLKIFFPYKHLPYNKELIEKTINYIKSYGKPLTYRDIKNFVDDVYKDYNLDTPSDLKLSFDEAILFGRHWTDIATEDEEGKFFRVRDEKFIKIDVVPQVYFDRLGEDALKTEYLAKIPLYLIMNELKTGELSHFQQFEKRIGRKSRKYWICSFKYTYEIGFDYKEEEEFEDIL
- the cas4 gene encoding CRISPR-associated protein Cas4, encoding MDEEEYVEETLFIRGIEINYLFICKTKLWYFAKGITMEQESDFVDLGKFLHEKSYFGEEKEVQIGTINIDFIKRKNIIEVHEVKKGKSMEKAHEMQALYYLYYLKRYGIEAKAILNYPKLREIKEIILDGREKEVEDAIKEVEKIKSMPNPPKPKKSKICKKCAYYELCWI
- the cas1b gene encoding type I-B CRISPR-associated endonuclease Cas1b, translating into MRKKALTLLSDGYLFRRENTLYFENADKKKPLAVEGIYDIYIYGKVSISSQALHYLTQKGIALHFFNHYGYYDGSFYPRESLHSGDLVVKQVEHYLNPEKRLNLAKLFVIGGAKNMEKNLSKFGVKVKFDDFLEELNDAEKITEIMNVEGRMREEYYKLWDGTLPDEFKIIKRTRRPPQNEMNALISFLNSRLYPTIISELYNTQLTPTISYLHEPSERRFSLALDLSEIFKPIIADRIANRLVKQRIIKKEHFRDDLNGVLLNDDGKRIVLKAFNEEMEKSVKHPTLKKNVTKKRLIRLEAYKLIKHLTGQKKYMPLMAWF
- the cas2 gene encoding CRISPR-associated endonuclease Cas2, with protein sequence MYVVIVYDVNVSRVNKVKKFLRQYLNWVQNSVFEGEITKAEFERIKDGLLNIIDENEDSIIIYKLKSKPSREIYGIEKNPIDDII